TGTGCTGGATGTGGATGCGACGGCCAACCTCGAGGAGTCGCATCGTATGGATGTCTGGCTGTCATATCGCGTGCGCCGCACGCTGCAGCAGGATGCCTTGACCGTGACTGTCATGCTGGAACAGGGAGAGATCTGATGCCGCTGCGTTCGCCCAATCTCGACGATCGCGATTTCGAGCAGTTGGTCGCCGATGCACTGCATGTCATCGACCAGCGTTGCCCCGAGTGGAGCGACCGGTCGCCCGGCGATCCGGGCATGGTGCTGGTGGACGTCTTCGCCCACCTGACCGAGACCATGTTGTATCGCCTCAACCGGCTGCCGGAAAAGGCGTACATCGAGTTCCTGCGTCTGATCGGCGTGAAGCTGTATGCGCCGACTGCCGCCTCCACGCAGTTGCGTTTCAGCCTGGCTCGCGCACGTGAAAAGGCAGTGACGATACCGCGCGGTACGCGCGTGTCCGCGGCAGGCGGTGCTGATGCGCCGGTGTTCGTGACGCTGGAGTCGGCCACGATCGATGCCGGGGCGACCGGGGTGGAGGTGCCCGGGTTTCATGCCACGATGATCGATGCCGAGCTCCTGGGGCATGGCACCGGGCTGGCCGGTCAGTCGCTTCGGCTGCGTCAGCACCCTGTCGTGGCCGCCACCGATCCGCGCCTGCAACTGGTGGTCGGGGTGGAAGTCGATGCCAGCGAACTGGGTTCGGATACCCCGGCCCTGAGATACGAGGGCAAGGCGTTCCGGATCTGGCGCGAGGTGCAGAACTTCAGCGATCCGGTGGAAGACCGGTTCGTGTTCGTCGCCGATCGCCTGAGCGGGTTGATTCAGTTCGCTCCGGCCATTCACCTGGGTGGTAAAGAAGGTCTGACCGAGGCGCGGGCTCTTGCGGAGATCCCGCCGAAGGATGCGGAGATTCGCGCCTGGTATCTGCAGGGCGGAGGGGATGCGGGAAATGTGACGGCGCAGACGCTCACCCAGCTAAAGGATGCAATCCCGGGCGTGCAGGTGACAAACCCGGTGCCGGCCAGCGGGGGGAGGGCGACCGAGACACTGGATAACGCCATGCGCCGCGGCGCGCAGGAGATACACGCGTTGCATCGTGCCGTGACGGCGCGCGACTTCGAGATGCTCGCCGAGCGGAGCTCGGGGGCAGTGGCACGCGCCAAGGCCTTTACCCGTGCATCCATCTGGCGTCATGCGCAGCCGGGCGCGGCCGAACTGGTGCTCGTGCCCTCCGTGCCGGTGCAGGCCTGGTCCGGCGACCGAGTCACCCTCGAACAGCTGCATGCCCATGAAAATGTCAGCTCATTGGCAGCATTGCAGAAGACGCTCGATGAGCGCCGTCCACTCGGCACCCAGTGCCTGCTGTCCTGGGCCCGCTACAAGCAGGTCGTCGTCAAGGCAACCGTCGTGGTCTATCGCGAGGAAGACCCGGATGCCGTGCGTACACGTGTCCTGCGCCGTCTCAACCGGACCCTCAGTCCCCTGGCGGCCGAGGACGGCGTTGCCGCGTGGCCTTTCGGCCATGCCCTGACCAACTGGCATGTGTACAAGGTCCTCAGTTCCGAACCCGGGGTGCGTACCGTCGATGATCTCGCCCTGCAGGTCGATCATGCACCGGATGCCGAGGTGCGAGCCGTGACGGTGGATGCCTTCCAGCCGAATACCTGGTATGCCGCAGCAGGCGATGCGATCTACCGTTCCATGAACAACGGCGAGGGCTGGGAGCAGTTGCGGCGCTTCGATGACGAGTCGCCCGTGCTGTTGAAGCCCTATCCTCGCGAGGCGGCCAC
This region of Chromatiales bacterium genomic DNA includes:
- a CDS encoding putative baseplate assembly protein is translated as MPLRSPNLDDRDFEQLVADALHVIDQRCPEWSDRSPGDPGMVLVDVFAHLTETMLYRLNRLPEKAYIEFLRLIGVKLYAPTAASTQLRFSLARAREKAVTIPRGTRVSAAGGADAPVFVTLESATIDAGATGVEVPGFHATMIDAELLGHGTGLAGQSLRLRQHPVVAATDPRLQLVVGVEVDASELGSDTPALRYEGKAFRIWREVQNFSDPVEDRFVFVADRLSGLIQFAPAIHLGGKEGLTEARALAEIPPKDAEIRAWYLQGGGDAGNVTAQTLTQLKDAIPGVQVTNPVPASGGRATETLDNAMRRGAQEIHALHRAVTARDFEMLAERSSGAVARAKAFTRASIWRHAQPGAAELVLVPSVPVQAWSGDRVTLEQLHAHENVSSLAALQKTLDERRPLGTQCLLSWARYKQVVVKATVVVYREEDPDAVRTRVLRRLNRTLSPLAAEDGVAAWPFGHALTNWHVYKVLSSEPGVRTVDDLALQVDHAPDAEVRAVTVDAFQPNTWYAAAGDAIYRSMNNGEGWEQLRRFDDESPVLLKPYPREAATPTESGRRPARAGFLAVVTEFPGETQSSRVYFSTDCGDTWEAGPRTDFQIYDMAWVEQNDTPGLMLATEAGLYYVRVQEAAVPEQLVVEPDDLGLGFYNVAVSSDAMGGVSVAVAARGKKGVYLSHQGGQSRTFSNIGLRNEEVRVLEVQHVGLRRYIWAGMAAVGDDPGKGCFRWLLTGAEDNPEGWIGFAKGWDASSCRFLAFVDNRAYAATQRGGVLSLDLEARDADWKASGVNGGLPLRELRRFEPVDGLAASADGRWLMAAGMRGIYRSQDGGGRFESCSSRTFSDRVTLPPTWLFCSGEHEIKVIGEDELQHD